One genomic region from Mauremys reevesii isolate NIE-2019 linkage group 7, ASM1616193v1, whole genome shotgun sequence encodes:
- the LOC120408947 gene encoding haloacid dehalogenase-like hydrolase domain-containing 5 isoform X5, with translation MLVGPNMPTFGFLFDIDGVLVRGKTPIPAAKKAFQKLVNSQGQFLVPVVFVTNAGNCLRQKKADQLSHILGVPISQDQVVMSHSPLRMFKRYHDKCVLVSGQGPLLDIAKYLGFCQPITIDILRETYPLLDMVDHDRRPKVLHLPAVELPRIEAVVLFGEPVRWETNLQLIIDVLLTGGCPGKPHHQASYPHIPVLACNMDLMWMAEAQSPRFGHGTFMVCLENIYKKITGKELKYEALMGKPSELTYHYAEYLVRMQAAQRHWKKPIQTLYAIGDNLMTDVYGANLYNRYLEEKNSRKVSKGRIQAKVAAGTRKVASTYIMEKSVEVDEEQKTV, from the exons ATGCTCGTGGGG CCCAACATGCCTACTTTTGGCTTCCTCTTCGACATTGATGGGGTACTGGTACGAGGAAAGACTCCAAttcctgctgcaaaaaaagcCTTTCAAAAGCTAGTTAATTCTCAGGGACAATTCTTGGTGCCGGTAGTATTTGTCACCAATGCAGGAAACTGCCTTCGCCAGAAGAAAGCTGATCAGTTGTCTCATATTTTGGGAGTGCCG ATTTCACAAGACCAAGTTGTGATGTCTCATAGTCCTTTACGGATGTTCAAACGTTACCATGACAAATGCGTTCTGGTGTCTGGGCAAGGACCACTTCTTGACATTGCCAAATA TCTGGGTTTTTGTCAACCTATTACCATTGATATACTGCGTGAGACATACCCTTTACTGGATATGGTTGACCATGACAGACGGCCTAAAGTTTTG CATTTGCCAGCTGTGGAACTTCCCAGAATTGAGG CTGTTGTTTTGTTTGGAGAACCAGTCAGATGGGAGACTAATCTTCAACTGATAATAGATGTTCTGCTGACTGGCGGCTGTCCTGGAAAGCCACATCATCAAGCCAGTTACCCACATATACCCGTGCTTGCTTGTAATATGGATCTGATGTGGATGGCTGAAGCACAGTCTCCAAG ATTTGGGCATGGAACATTCATGGTTTGTTTGGAAAATATTTACAAGAAGATCACTGGCAAAGAACTGAAATATGAGGCCTTGATGGGCAAACCCAGTGAACTGACCTATCACTATGCAGAGTACCTGGTTAGGATGCAGGCAGCACAAAGACACTGGAAGAAGCCTATTCAAACTCTTTATGCCATTGG GGACAACTTAATGACTGATGTCTATGGTGCTAACCTTTATAATCGTTACCTTGAAGAGAAGAATTCCAGAAAAGTTTCCAAAGGGCGTATCCAGGCCAAAGTTGCTGCTGGGACCAG GAAAGTGGCCTCAACATACATCATGGAGAAAAGTGTGGAGGTTGACGAAGAACAGAAGACAGTCTAG
- the LOC120408947 gene encoding haloacid dehalogenase-like hydrolase domain-containing 5 isoform X3, with protein sequence MLVGPNMPTFGFLFDIDGVLVRGKTPIPAAKKAFQKLVNSQGQFLVPVVFVTNAGNCLRQKKADQLSHILGVPISQDQVVMSHSPLRMFKRYHDKCVLVSGQGPLLDIAKYLGFCQPITIDILRETYPLLDMVDHDRRPKVLHLPAVELPRIEAVVLFGEPVRWETNLQLIIDVLLTGGCPGKPHHQASYPHIPVLACNMDLMWMAEAQSPRFGHGTFMVCLENIYKKITGKELKYEALMGKPSELTYHYAEYLVRMQAAQRHWKKPIQTLYAIGDNLMTDVYGANLYNRYLEEKNSRKVSKGRIQAKVAAGTRSATISQDDEIDHTWQNELAPATATNCRKVASTYIMEKSVEVDEEQKTV encoded by the exons ATGCTCGTGGGG CCCAACATGCCTACTTTTGGCTTCCTCTTCGACATTGATGGGGTACTGGTACGAGGAAAGACTCCAAttcctgctgcaaaaaaagcCTTTCAAAAGCTAGTTAATTCTCAGGGACAATTCTTGGTGCCGGTAGTATTTGTCACCAATGCAGGAAACTGCCTTCGCCAGAAGAAAGCTGATCAGTTGTCTCATATTTTGGGAGTGCCG ATTTCACAAGACCAAGTTGTGATGTCTCATAGTCCTTTACGGATGTTCAAACGTTACCATGACAAATGCGTTCTGGTGTCTGGGCAAGGACCACTTCTTGACATTGCCAAATA TCTGGGTTTTTGTCAACCTATTACCATTGATATACTGCGTGAGACATACCCTTTACTGGATATGGTTGACCATGACAGACGGCCTAAAGTTTTG CATTTGCCAGCTGTGGAACTTCCCAGAATTGAGG CTGTTGTTTTGTTTGGAGAACCAGTCAGATGGGAGACTAATCTTCAACTGATAATAGATGTTCTGCTGACTGGCGGCTGTCCTGGAAAGCCACATCATCAAGCCAGTTACCCACATATACCCGTGCTTGCTTGTAATATGGATCTGATGTGGATGGCTGAAGCACAGTCTCCAAG ATTTGGGCATGGAACATTCATGGTTTGTTTGGAAAATATTTACAAGAAGATCACTGGCAAAGAACTGAAATATGAGGCCTTGATGGGCAAACCCAGTGAACTGACCTATCACTATGCAGAGTACCTGGTTAGGATGCAGGCAGCACAAAGACACTGGAAGAAGCCTATTCAAACTCTTTATGCCATTGG GGACAACTTAATGACTGATGTCTATGGTGCTAACCTTTATAATCGTTACCTTGAAGAGAAGAATTCCAGAAAAGTTTCCAAAGGGCGTATCCAGGCCAAAGTTGCTGCTGGGACCAGGTCTGCCACTATTTCTCAGGATGATGAAATAGACCACACTTGGCAAAATGAACTAGCACCTGCTACTGCCACCAATTGTAG GAAAGTGGCCTCAACATACATCATGGAGAAAAGTGTGGAGGTTGACGAAGAACAGAAGACAGTCTAG
- the LOC120408947 gene encoding haloacid dehalogenase-like hydrolase domain-containing 5 isoform X2 yields the protein MPTFGFLFDIDGVLVRGKTPIPAAKKAFQKLVNSQGQFLVPVVFVTNAGNCLRQKKADQLSHILGVPISQDQVVMSHSPLRMFKRYHDKCVLVSGQGPLLDIAKYLGFCQPITIDILRETYPLLDMVDHDRRPKVLHLPAVELPRIEAVVLFGEPVRWETNLQLIIDVLLTGGCPGKPHHQASYPHIPVLACNMDLMWMAEAQSPRFGHGTFMVCLENIYKKITGKELKYEALMGKPSELTYHYAEYLVRMQAAQRHWKKPIQTLYAIGDNLMTDVYGANLYNRYLEEKNSRKVSKGRIQAKVAAGTRSATISQDDEIDHTWQNELAPATATNCRSVLVCTGVYNPHTEVPSDTRESITETVFHGHRDFRFDPALVEPDHIVPDVDTAVDLIYQLENFAPDQDTRTF from the exons ATGCCTACTTTTGGCTTCCTCTTCGACATTGATGGGGTACTGGTACGAGGAAAGACTCCAAttcctgctgcaaaaaaagcCTTTCAAAAGCTAGTTAATTCTCAGGGACAATTCTTGGTGCCGGTAGTATTTGTCACCAATGCAGGAAACTGCCTTCGCCAGAAGAAAGCTGATCAGTTGTCTCATATTTTGGGAGTGCCG ATTTCACAAGACCAAGTTGTGATGTCTCATAGTCCTTTACGGATGTTCAAACGTTACCATGACAAATGCGTTCTGGTGTCTGGGCAAGGACCACTTCTTGACATTGCCAAATA TCTGGGTTTTTGTCAACCTATTACCATTGATATACTGCGTGAGACATACCCTTTACTGGATATGGTTGACCATGACAGACGGCCTAAAGTTTTG CATTTGCCAGCTGTGGAACTTCCCAGAATTGAGG CTGTTGTTTTGTTTGGAGAACCAGTCAGATGGGAGACTAATCTTCAACTGATAATAGATGTTCTGCTGACTGGCGGCTGTCCTGGAAAGCCACATCATCAAGCCAGTTACCCACATATACCCGTGCTTGCTTGTAATATGGATCTGATGTGGATGGCTGAAGCACAGTCTCCAAG ATTTGGGCATGGAACATTCATGGTTTGTTTGGAAAATATTTACAAGAAGATCACTGGCAAAGAACTGAAATATGAGGCCTTGATGGGCAAACCCAGTGAACTGACCTATCACTATGCAGAGTACCTGGTTAGGATGCAGGCAGCACAAAGACACTGGAAGAAGCCTATTCAAACTCTTTATGCCATTGG GGACAACTTAATGACTGATGTCTATGGTGCTAACCTTTATAATCGTTACCTTGAAGAGAAGAATTCCAGAAAAGTTTCCAAAGGGCGTATCCAGGCCAAAGTTGCTGCTGGGACCAGGTCTGCCACTATTTCTCAGGATGATGAAATAGACCACACTTGGCAAAATGAACTAGCACCTGCTACTGCCACCAATTGTAGGTCTGTTCTTGTTTGTACTGGGGTTTACAATCCTCACACAGAGGTGCCCTCTGACACCAGAGAGAGTATAACTGAGACTGTGTTCCATGGTCACAGAGATTTTAGATTTGATCCTGCTTTGGTAGAGCCAGACCATATTGTACCAGATGTTGATACTGCTGTAGATCTGATCTACCAACTGGAGAATTTTGCACCTGATCAAGATACTAGAACTTTTTAA
- the LOC120408947 gene encoding haloacid dehalogenase-like hydrolase domain-containing 5 isoform X1, with the protein MLVGPNMPTFGFLFDIDGVLVRGKTPIPAAKKAFQKLVNSQGQFLVPVVFVTNAGNCLRQKKADQLSHILGVPISQDQVVMSHSPLRMFKRYHDKCVLVSGQGPLLDIAKYLGFCQPITIDILRETYPLLDMVDHDRRPKVLHLPAVELPRIEAVVLFGEPVRWETNLQLIIDVLLTGGCPGKPHHQASYPHIPVLACNMDLMWMAEAQSPRFGHGTFMVCLENIYKKITGKELKYEALMGKPSELTYHYAEYLVRMQAAQRHWKKPIQTLYAIGDNLMTDVYGANLYNRYLEEKNSRKVSKGRIQAKVAAGTRSATISQDDEIDHTWQNELAPATATNCRSVLVCTGVYNPHTEVPSDTRESITETVFHGHRDFRFDPALVEPDHIVPDVDTAVDLIYQLENFAPDQDTRTF; encoded by the exons ATGCTCGTGGGG CCCAACATGCCTACTTTTGGCTTCCTCTTCGACATTGATGGGGTACTGGTACGAGGAAAGACTCCAAttcctgctgcaaaaaaagcCTTTCAAAAGCTAGTTAATTCTCAGGGACAATTCTTGGTGCCGGTAGTATTTGTCACCAATGCAGGAAACTGCCTTCGCCAGAAGAAAGCTGATCAGTTGTCTCATATTTTGGGAGTGCCG ATTTCACAAGACCAAGTTGTGATGTCTCATAGTCCTTTACGGATGTTCAAACGTTACCATGACAAATGCGTTCTGGTGTCTGGGCAAGGACCACTTCTTGACATTGCCAAATA TCTGGGTTTTTGTCAACCTATTACCATTGATATACTGCGTGAGACATACCCTTTACTGGATATGGTTGACCATGACAGACGGCCTAAAGTTTTG CATTTGCCAGCTGTGGAACTTCCCAGAATTGAGG CTGTTGTTTTGTTTGGAGAACCAGTCAGATGGGAGACTAATCTTCAACTGATAATAGATGTTCTGCTGACTGGCGGCTGTCCTGGAAAGCCACATCATCAAGCCAGTTACCCACATATACCCGTGCTTGCTTGTAATATGGATCTGATGTGGATGGCTGAAGCACAGTCTCCAAG ATTTGGGCATGGAACATTCATGGTTTGTTTGGAAAATATTTACAAGAAGATCACTGGCAAAGAACTGAAATATGAGGCCTTGATGGGCAAACCCAGTGAACTGACCTATCACTATGCAGAGTACCTGGTTAGGATGCAGGCAGCACAAAGACACTGGAAGAAGCCTATTCAAACTCTTTATGCCATTGG GGACAACTTAATGACTGATGTCTATGGTGCTAACCTTTATAATCGTTACCTTGAAGAGAAGAATTCCAGAAAAGTTTCCAAAGGGCGTATCCAGGCCAAAGTTGCTGCTGGGACCAGGTCTGCCACTATTTCTCAGGATGATGAAATAGACCACACTTGGCAAAATGAACTAGCACCTGCTACTGCCACCAATTGTAGGTCTGTTCTTGTTTGTACTGGGGTTTACAATCCTCACACAGAGGTGCCCTCTGACACCAGAGAGAGTATAACTGAGACTGTGTTCCATGGTCACAGAGATTTTAGATTTGATCCTGCTTTGGTAGAGCCAGACCATATTGTACCAGATGTTGATACTGCTGTAGATCTGATCTACCAACTGGAGAATTTTGCACCTGATCAAGATACTAGAACTTTTTAA
- the LOC120408947 gene encoding haloacid dehalogenase-like hydrolase domain-containing 5 isoform X4, producing MLVGPNMPTFGFLFDIDGVLVRGKTPIPAAKKAFQKLVNSQGQFLVPVVFVTNAGNCLRQKKADQLSHILGVPISQDQVVMSHSPLRMFKRYHDKCVLVSGQGPLLDIAKYLGFCQPITIDILRETYPLLDMVDHDRRPKVLHLPAVELPRIEAVVLFGEPVRWETNLQLIIDVLLTGGCPGKPHHQASYPHIPVLACNMDLMWMAEAQSPRFGHGTFMVCLENIYKKITGKELKYEALMGKPSELTYHYAEYLVRMQAAQRHWKKPIQTLYAIGDNLMTDVYGANLYNRYLEEKNSRKVSKGRIQAKVAAGTRSATISQDDEIDHTWQNELAPATATN from the exons ATGCTCGTGGGG CCCAACATGCCTACTTTTGGCTTCCTCTTCGACATTGATGGGGTACTGGTACGAGGAAAGACTCCAAttcctgctgcaaaaaaagcCTTTCAAAAGCTAGTTAATTCTCAGGGACAATTCTTGGTGCCGGTAGTATTTGTCACCAATGCAGGAAACTGCCTTCGCCAGAAGAAAGCTGATCAGTTGTCTCATATTTTGGGAGTGCCG ATTTCACAAGACCAAGTTGTGATGTCTCATAGTCCTTTACGGATGTTCAAACGTTACCATGACAAATGCGTTCTGGTGTCTGGGCAAGGACCACTTCTTGACATTGCCAAATA TCTGGGTTTTTGTCAACCTATTACCATTGATATACTGCGTGAGACATACCCTTTACTGGATATGGTTGACCATGACAGACGGCCTAAAGTTTTG CATTTGCCAGCTGTGGAACTTCCCAGAATTGAGG CTGTTGTTTTGTTTGGAGAACCAGTCAGATGGGAGACTAATCTTCAACTGATAATAGATGTTCTGCTGACTGGCGGCTGTCCTGGAAAGCCACATCATCAAGCCAGTTACCCACATATACCCGTGCTTGCTTGTAATATGGATCTGATGTGGATGGCTGAAGCACAGTCTCCAAG ATTTGGGCATGGAACATTCATGGTTTGTTTGGAAAATATTTACAAGAAGATCACTGGCAAAGAACTGAAATATGAGGCCTTGATGGGCAAACCCAGTGAACTGACCTATCACTATGCAGAGTACCTGGTTAGGATGCAGGCAGCACAAAGACACTGGAAGAAGCCTATTCAAACTCTTTATGCCATTGG GGACAACTTAATGACTGATGTCTATGGTGCTAACCTTTATAATCGTTACCTTGAAGAGAAGAATTCCAGAAAAGTTTCCAAAGGGCGTATCCAGGCCAAAGTTGCTGCTGGGACCAGGTCTGCCACTATTTCTCAGGATGATGAAATAGACCACACTTGGCAAAATGAACTAGCACCTGCTACTGCCACCAATT GA